In Geopsychrobacter electrodiphilus DSM 16401, a single window of DNA contains:
- a CDS encoding sensor histidine kinase, translating to MTRQQPSLPEKKSEHLLHRASAPFKSLLFPFLLIVVLVIVGTSWVSYYVHRRALQQSLIQQVEVQMRTVSAPIQMYLQNQLDTLMNDNRSIAGQYNIRREIYRILDNPHRKDFGTELHRLLIHNDYELRQENVSLLDDQGRQIFNYGNNSIINSADVDIAAALKGLEFSNIIKEGKLWRLRSLVPLREGKRTRGVLVLTLGLNIVLNEYASQNQMNLAIADRNGIQALSTNIVLDHLNFDPIVIEQVLDGTPIHPEINLQHDRHYHFKVLTIGTHRFVLITEIGLGHISQILQQKKQEVIHLTLIMLALLLPFSLWLVRLLLNPLNELRQRVAGVTQKLSGISLEDYHGHEIKRLVGTFDGMAAALEEHEEARQQVEELLKQERASLEVKIKERTQEMELTNDLLQREIGERTRTQLKAEGLQKLLTGIIDAMPSMLIGIDRQGRITQWNLETQKISDLSLEQVKGDPFYEALPCLKPVRVAIEQTLREETPQKLSHVNWPANPSDQLMDVMIYPLDAEQGGGAVIRIDNVTERTRFDEMIMQTEKMVSVGGLAAGMAHEINNPLASIIQSAQIIKQRLSPEMPKNISCAENLGIPLESINSYLNERQIPNMVTTILDSGQRAGEIVKSMLNFTQGNDPSKSAQKITELLEQAIEHAKKDYNLKKHHHFQQITIIRDYAEELPVIFCNAGQIEQVFFNLLQNSAQALSTRAPDEVPPQIRLRVGQEEQMLVISLSDNGPGISSDIQKRIFEPFFTTKDIGMGTGLGLSVTYFIVTEIHGGQLRVDSEPNKGCSFTIHLPLGQPPTSNITQKKQN from the coding sequence GTGACACGACAACAACCTTCACTCCCTGAAAAAAAAAGCGAGCACTTACTTCATCGCGCGAGCGCTCCGTTTAAGTCTTTACTTTTCCCCTTCCTGCTTATCGTTGTATTAGTCATCGTCGGCACCAGCTGGGTCAGCTATTATGTTCACCGAAGGGCCCTGCAACAGAGCCTCATCCAGCAGGTTGAAGTACAGATGCGAACTGTCAGTGCCCCCATCCAAATGTATCTGCAGAATCAGCTTGATACCCTGATGAACGACAACAGATCAATCGCCGGACAATATAACATTCGGCGGGAGATCTATCGAATTTTGGACAATCCTCACCGCAAAGATTTCGGGACTGAACTCCACCGTCTTTTGATCCATAATGACTACGAGCTCAGGCAGGAAAATGTCTCCTTGCTTGATGATCAAGGTCGACAAATTTTCAATTACGGGAATAATTCAATTATCAACTCCGCCGATGTCGATATCGCCGCCGCTCTCAAAGGACTTGAGTTTAGCAATATTATCAAGGAGGGGAAACTCTGGAGGCTCAGATCTCTTGTCCCTCTCCGTGAAGGCAAGCGCACAAGGGGAGTATTGGTGCTGACACTGGGACTGAATATTGTCCTGAACGAATACGCATCGCAAAATCAAATGAATCTAGCGATCGCTGACCGCAATGGGATTCAAGCATTAAGCACTAATATTGTACTCGACCATTTAAACTTTGATCCCATCGTGATTGAACAGGTTCTTGATGGGACCCCGATACACCCCGAGATCAACTTGCAACATGACCGCCACTACCATTTCAAGGTATTAACTATCGGCACCCATAGGTTTGTGCTTATTACAGAAATCGGGCTGGGCCATATCTCACAAATTTTACAACAAAAAAAACAGGAGGTTATTCATTTAACCCTGATCATGCTCGCGCTGCTCTTACCCTTCAGTCTCTGGTTAGTGCGCCTGCTCCTGAACCCTCTCAATGAACTACGTCAACGGGTCGCCGGTGTCACACAAAAACTTTCAGGGATCTCTCTCGAAGATTATCACGGGCATGAAATTAAACGTCTGGTTGGAACCTTTGACGGCATGGCTGCGGCTCTTGAAGAGCATGAGGAAGCTCGTCAACAGGTTGAAGAGTTGCTGAAACAGGAGCGTGCAAGCCTTGAGGTCAAAATCAAAGAGCGTACTCAGGAAATGGAACTAACCAATGATTTACTGCAAAGAGAAATAGGAGAACGTACCCGCACCCAGCTGAAAGCCGAAGGCCTTCAGAAACTCCTTACCGGCATCATTGACGCCATGCCGTCGATGCTTATCGGTATTGATCGTCAGGGACGGATCACCCAATGGAACCTTGAAACGCAAAAAATCAGTGATCTTTCTCTGGAACAGGTTAAAGGCGATCCGTTTTATGAAGCCCTCCCCTGTTTGAAACCGGTCCGCGTTGCTATCGAACAAACGCTGCGCGAAGAGACCCCGCAAAAGCTATCTCACGTGAATTGGCCTGCCAACCCATCTGATCAACTGATGGATGTCATGATTTATCCTCTGGATGCTGAACAGGGCGGAGGAGCTGTGATTCGAATTGATAATGTCACCGAACGCACTCGGTTCGATGAAATGATCATGCAGACTGAGAAAATGGTTTCGGTTGGAGGCCTGGCTGCCGGAATGGCCCATGAGATTAACAACCCGCTGGCCAGCATTATTCAGAGCGCACAGATTATAAAGCAACGGCTCTCGCCAGAGATGCCCAAAAACATCAGCTGCGCAGAGAATCTCGGCATTCCACTCGAGAGCATAAACAGCTACCTTAATGAGCGTCAGATCCCCAATATGGTCACTACGATTCTTGATTCCGGACAACGTGCTGGCGAAATTGTTAAAAGCATGCTCAACTTTACCCAGGGGAATGATCCGAGTAAATCAGCTCAGAAAATCACGGAATTGCTGGAACAAGCCATTGAGCATGCAAAGAAAGATTATAATTTAAAAAAGCATCACCATTTTCAGCAGATCACAATAATTCGCGACTACGCTGAAGAATTGCCTGTAATTTTTTGCAATGCGGGACAAATTGAGCAGGTTTTTTTCAACCTGTTACAAAATTCCGCTCAGGCCCTTTCAACCAGAGCTCCAGATGAAGTCCCGCCGCAGATCAGGCTGCGCGTTGGGCAAGAGGAGCAGATGCTCGTCATCAGTCTGTCAGACAACGGCCCGGGGATTAGTTCTGATATCCAGAAACGCATCTTTGAACCTTTCTTCACCACTAAGGATATTGGGATGGGAACTGGTCTCGGTCTTTCTGTCACCTATTTCATTGTGACCGAAATTCATGGCGGCCAGCTCAGAGTTGACAGTGAGCCGAACAAGGGCTGTTCTTTCACGATCCATCTACCGTTAGGGCAACCACCGACTTCAAACATAACTCAAAAAAAACAAAACTAA
- a CDS encoding TIGR04211 family SH3 domain-containing protein, with translation MKTLVTALCLLTFLAGPSFAETRYISDLLVVTVRNAPTNDAATLTTVVTGEPLEVLNDLKEYVHIRTAKGIEGYVRSQYVSTDLPKTVQIERLNNENTKLKQQVTELSKNLDSSKSNGEILGKTEKELAQVQKEYKSLQNSSANVLQITRERDLLQQENSDLVSRMEQLKQENDLYLRTGVIKWFLAGAGVLLLGWLLGKISRKKKRNF, from the coding sequence ATGAAAACGCTCGTGACAGCACTGTGCCTGCTGACCTTTTTAGCGGGCCCCTCTTTTGCCGAAACGCGCTATATCTCTGACCTCCTGGTCGTTACTGTGCGCAATGCTCCGACTAACGATGCTGCCACTTTGACCACGGTTGTGACCGGCGAGCCGCTTGAAGTCCTTAATGACCTCAAAGAGTACGTTCATATCCGAACGGCTAAAGGCATTGAGGGCTATGTGCGCAGCCAATACGTCAGCACGGACCTGCCAAAGACCGTGCAAATTGAACGCCTCAACAATGAAAATACAAAACTGAAACAACAGGTCACAGAACTCTCAAAAAACCTGGACAGCAGTAAAAGTAATGGCGAAATTCTGGGCAAAACTGAAAAAGAGTTAGCTCAGGTTCAGAAAGAGTACAAATCCTTGCAAAACAGTTCGGCCAACGTGCTGCAGATCACGCGGGAACGCGACCTGCTCCAACAAGAAAACAGCGATCTGGTCAGCCGCATGGAGCAGCTCAAACAAGAGAATGATCTCTATCTGAGAACGGGTGTGATCAAGTGGTTTCTAGCCGGAGCCGGCGTCCTCTTGCTGGGCTGGCTCCTCGGTAAAATCTCGCGTAAGAAAAAACGGAACTTTTAA
- a CDS encoding EAL domain-containing protein has protein sequence MSNGPIRILTIDDEESIRTSFRLYLEDFDYEVLEAKNGREGLALFTSEKPDLVLCDLRMPEVDGLEVLSRVRESSPDTPIIVVSGTGVISDAIEAVQCGAWNYLLKPIQNFSTLHHAVEQALERARLIRENRTYQTQLEEEVISRTQDLQETMEDLKNTNYQVKMSEERYRSIYENLQDVYFEILLDGEIREVSPSINRISDYTNKELIGDNVWQFYPRREDRERFIDDLKQQGYVSDYELQLRDRGGRIIPCSINARLIAAREDRPSIICGTLRDISERKLAEAHIERLAYYDALTDLPNRRLLIDRLERDLARARRHKHYGAMLFLDLDRFKNINDSLGHHVGDALLEEVARRLTSDLRLEDTVSRLGGDEFIMLLADMGTEPSTAASQTQAKAEQVQKHLSQPYKVLGHDLHITPSIGVAIFPSDDDPNEDGNDILRHADTAMYRAKDDGRDLIRFFLPSMQAAADQRLSIEKDLRFALERNEMQLYFQPQVDGKGQIVGAETLLRWQHPEKGFISPADFIPVAEATGLILPIGLWVLEMSCWQIKKWSDAGLSIGHLAVNVSPRQFRQPGFISQIHQVVAKTGADAQQLGLELTEGMVIDNINDTIEKMQGLKSMGIELSIDDFGTGYSSLAYLKRLPLDIIKIDQSFVRDIQTDAGDAAIVETIIAMAHHLGLRVIAEGVETDFEFDFLNQRNCRGYQGYYFSRPIPEAAFTSMLASNKPLPLD, from the coding sequence ATGAGCAACGGGCCAATCCGTATTCTAACCATAGATGACGAAGAGAGCATCCGCACAAGCTTTCGCCTCTATCTCGAGGACTTCGACTATGAAGTGCTCGAAGCGAAAAACGGTCGCGAAGGACTTGCGTTATTTACCAGTGAAAAACCGGATCTGGTGCTGTGCGATCTGCGGATGCCTGAAGTTGATGGTCTGGAGGTTCTGTCCAGAGTACGTGAATCTTCTCCCGATACTCCGATCATTGTCGTGTCGGGTACCGGGGTGATCAGCGATGCCATCGAGGCGGTTCAATGCGGCGCCTGGAACTACCTGTTAAAACCGATCCAAAATTTCTCAACCCTGCACCATGCTGTCGAACAAGCGCTGGAACGAGCGCGTCTCATTCGCGAGAATCGTACCTATCAGACCCAACTCGAAGAAGAAGTAATCTCCCGCACTCAAGATCTGCAAGAGACAATGGAGGACCTGAAGAACACTAATTATCAGGTCAAGATGAGTGAAGAGCGCTATCGTTCAATTTACGAAAATCTTCAGGATGTCTATTTTGAGATTCTGCTCGATGGCGAGATTCGCGAAGTCAGTCCATCGATCAACCGCATTTCCGACTACACAAACAAAGAACTTATCGGAGACAATGTCTGGCAATTTTATCCCCGCCGTGAAGATCGGGAACGCTTCATCGACGACCTTAAACAGCAGGGCTATGTCTCCGACTATGAACTCCAACTTCGAGACAGAGGCGGGCGGATTATCCCCTGCTCAATCAATGCAAGACTCATAGCGGCCCGGGAAGACCGGCCTTCCATTATATGTGGCACCCTCCGCGACATCAGCGAGCGCAAACTCGCCGAGGCCCACATTGAGCGCCTTGCTTATTACGATGCACTGACCGACCTGCCAAACCGCCGACTGCTGATCGACCGCCTTGAACGCGACCTTGCCCGTGCCCGGCGCCACAAACACTATGGTGCCATGTTGTTTCTTGATCTTGACCGTTTCAAAAACATTAATGATTCACTTGGGCACCATGTCGGCGATGCCCTGCTTGAAGAAGTGGCTCGTCGCCTGACCAGTGACCTTAGGCTCGAAGATACGGTTTCGAGGCTCGGAGGAGATGAGTTCATCATGCTGCTGGCCGATATGGGGACAGAACCGTCCACCGCCGCGTCCCAGACCCAGGCCAAGGCCGAACAGGTTCAGAAGCACCTGTCACAACCCTACAAGGTGCTCGGTCACGACCTGCACATTACCCCAAGCATCGGTGTGGCTATCTTCCCGTCGGACGATGATCCTAACGAAGATGGCAATGATATTTTACGCCATGCCGACACTGCTATGTACCGTGCTAAGGATGATGGGCGCGATTTAATCCGATTTTTCCTGCCCAGCATGCAAGCTGCCGCCGATCAGCGCCTGAGTATCGAAAAAGACCTGCGATTCGCCCTGGAACGCAATGAAATGCAGCTGTATTTTCAGCCTCAGGTCGATGGGAAAGGGCAGATAGTTGGTGCCGAAACCTTACTGCGCTGGCAGCATCCAGAAAAGGGCTTTATCTCGCCCGCCGATTTCATCCCGGTGGCGGAAGCGACCGGGTTGATTCTCCCCATCGGACTTTGGGTTCTGGAGATGTCCTGCTGGCAGATCAAAAAATGGAGTGACGCTGGACTCTCAATTGGTCACCTCGCTGTCAACGTCAGCCCACGTCAGTTTCGTCAACCCGGGTTCATCAGCCAGATTCATCAGGTCGTTGCCAAGACCGGGGCAGATGCACAGCAGTTGGGACTGGAACTGACCGAAGGCATGGTCATCGACAATATCAACGATACAATCGAAAAAATGCAGGGTCTCAAGAGTATGGGAATCGAATTATCAATCGATGATTTCGGCACCGGGTACTCTTCGCTTGCCTACCTTAAACGCTTGCCCCTCGATATCATCAAAATCGATCAATCCTTTGTGCGTGACATTCAAACCGATGCCGGTGACGCCGCAATTGTTGAAACGATCATCGCCATGGCCCACCATCTTGGCTTACGTGTCATCGCCGAAGGGGTAGAAACTGATTTTGAGTTTGACTTTCTCAACCAGCGAAACTGCAGAGGTTATCAGGGTTACTATTTCAGTCGCCCTATTCCTGAGGCTGCCTTCACCAGCATGCTGGCCTCCAACAAGCCACTCCCCCTTGACTGA
- a CDS encoding acyl-[acyl-carrier-protein] thioesterase, whose translation MSDGKFQKSYSIRYFELDQKAELRFGVLLDFLQDIAGEDAVRRGFGVEQLLPRGLTWMLSRYRITLNAVAGLGDCIQIRTWPSIHKGLSACREFEIFCNDVQIGAASSAWMLIDLETRRPVRPRDRLGEVELIHEQVFAEPLMAIKFARQPEIGVNFRVRRADLDLNCHVNNRVFFDWAVEALTAEAIENQRLQQVDINYLAEALAGDVIVSYTVEDPIFNGALWSHLIRRVADGKDLAKLQSLWVPR comes from the coding sequence ATGAGCGACGGAAAATTCCAAAAATCGTATTCTATCCGGTATTTCGAACTTGATCAGAAAGCCGAATTGCGTTTCGGCGTGCTGCTCGACTTTTTGCAGGATATAGCCGGCGAAGACGCAGTTCGGCGAGGGTTCGGGGTTGAGCAGTTGTTACCCCGCGGTCTAACCTGGATGCTCAGTCGCTACCGTATTACACTGAATGCGGTAGCTGGTTTGGGTGATTGCATCCAGATCAGGACCTGGCCCTCGATCCACAAGGGACTTTCAGCATGCCGCGAATTTGAAATTTTTTGTAACGATGTCCAGATCGGAGCCGCCAGCAGCGCCTGGATGTTGATCGACCTTGAAACCCGCAGGCCAGTGCGACCGCGTGATCGACTCGGCGAGGTGGAACTGATTCATGAGCAAGTCTTTGCTGAGCCGTTAATGGCGATTAAATTTGCCAGGCAACCTGAGATCGGGGTTAATTTTCGCGTACGGCGTGCCGACCTTGATTTGAATTGCCATGTTAACAATCGGGTCTTTTTTGACTGGGCCGTTGAAGCTCTGACGGCTGAAGCAATCGAAAATCAACGGCTGCAGCAGGTTGACATCAATTATTTGGCCGAGGCGTTGGCGGGAGACGTGATTGTGTCATATACGGTCGAGGACCCCATCTTCAACGGAGCACTCTGGTCGCACCTGATACGTCGCGTTGCGGATGGTAAGGATCTGGCGAAGTTGCAGTCCCTGTGGGTTCCGCGCTGA
- a CDS encoding peptidylprolyl isomerase: MSQNTSIILQTSMGEITIELDGENAPLSSENFLAYAKDAIYDGTIFHRVIPGFMIQGGGFTSDMNQKPTRAPIKNEASNGLKNLRGTLAMARTQVVDSATCQFFINLVDNAFLDHKGQAANAYGYAVFAKVTAGMDVVDAIAKVPTGSHGPHQDVPKEAVVIEKVSVCS; this comes from the coding sequence ATGAGTCAAAACACTTCTATTATTTTACAAACCAGCATGGGCGAAATCACCATTGAACTCGATGGTGAGAATGCCCCGCTCAGCAGTGAAAACTTTCTGGCATATGCCAAGGACGCAATCTACGACGGCACGATTTTTCACCGTGTCATCCCTGGATTCATGATCCAGGGGGGTGGATTCACCAGTGACATGAACCAGAAACCGACCAGGGCGCCTATCAAGAATGAAGCCTCCAACGGCTTGAAGAACCTGCGCGGGACCCTGGCGATGGCCAGGACACAAGTCGTGGACAGCGCCACTTGCCAGTTTTTTATCAATCTGGTCGACAACGCATTTCTCGATCACAAGGGTCAAGCCGCTAACGCCTACGGATATGCCGTATTTGCCAAGGTGACCGCCGGGATGGATGTGGTTGATGCAATAGCCAAGGTCCCGACGGGCAGCCATGGCCCACATCAGGATGTCCCTAAAGAGGCGGTTGTCATCGAAAAGGTCAGCGTCTGTAGCTGA
- the pepN gene encoding aminopeptidase N has protein sequence MTKIKNSVPETIYLTDYQFPAYLVESIDLTFQLEPSATHVRSLVQFVRNPECKPAAPLWLDGENLRLLSLRLDGVQLESTAYRLTAAGIEIADVPPAFTLEVETEIDPAGNSALEGLYLSSGNFCTQCEAQGFRKITYYPDRPDVMARFRVRIEAEFSAYPILLSNGNLIGQGRLEDGRHFVQWEDPFRKPSYLFALVAGNLACIEDHFITRSGREILLQIYVEHRNREFCDHAMLSLKKAMKWDEEVYGLEYDLDRYMIVAVDDFNMGAMENKGLNVFNSKYVLARSEIATDVDFLGIEAVIAHEYFHNYTGNRVTCRDWFQLSLKEGLTVFRDQEFSADLNSAAVKRIDDVRILRQSQFPEDAGPMAHPVRPASYVEINNFYTVTVYNKGAELIRMQQALLGKEQFNRGVRHYLKKHDGQAVTTDDFVIALEEAGGKNLAQFRRWYAQAGTPRVTLEARYDAEKQEFRLLCKQYCPPTPDKSAKYPFQIPLAVGLIAADGSDLPLTLTGEAVSDLTTRVLDLNQAEQEFVFTCVPEKPVLSPLRGFSAPVILEYPQPDAELAFRMGHDSDPFNRWEAAQLLAKRELLSVLEIEEPNVLSELFVKGWIQALGDRSADPSLLTQLLILPSEVYLGEQMGIIEPGLIHQTRQKARRQLSAAAPELLLARYREGRQTRAYALDPQQVGGRSLKNLCLSLLMLDENPQAVELCLQQYEFAGNMTDRLAALTCLASSALPQRQTILDDFYQRWQKQPLVVDKWFTLQATADRENVCNDVTTLLQHPAFTLENPNRARSLISSFAAGNPAGFHQVDGAGYRFLTEQILHLNQRNPQLAARMALPLSRWKRFESVRSGLMRDQLVQLQQQELSRDLFEVVNKSLK, from the coding sequence ATGACCAAAATTAAAAATTCAGTCCCTGAAACGATCTATTTAACTGATTATCAATTTCCTGCCTATCTGGTTGAGAGCATCGATTTAACCTTTCAGTTGGAACCCTCGGCCACCCATGTGCGCTCGCTCGTACAGTTTGTCCGCAACCCTGAGTGCAAACCGGCGGCACCTCTATGGCTTGACGGCGAGAACCTCAGATTACTCTCGCTGCGGTTGGATGGCGTTCAGCTCGAGTCGACCGCGTATCGGCTGACTGCTGCGGGGATCGAGATCGCTGATGTGCCACCGGCGTTCACCCTCGAGGTTGAAACCGAGATTGACCCCGCGGGGAATTCTGCCCTCGAGGGGCTTTACCTTTCGAGCGGGAATTTTTGCACCCAGTGCGAGGCGCAGGGGTTCCGTAAAATTACCTATTACCCGGACCGTCCGGATGTAATGGCTCGTTTCCGGGTCCGGATTGAGGCCGAGTTCAGCGCTTACCCGATTTTGTTGAGTAATGGCAATCTCATTGGACAGGGACGCCTCGAAGACGGGCGTCATTTTGTGCAATGGGAAGACCCCTTCCGCAAGCCGAGCTATCTTTTTGCCCTGGTCGCCGGCAATTTGGCATGCATCGAAGACCACTTCATCACTCGTTCGGGGCGTGAGATCCTGCTGCAGATCTATGTCGAGCACCGCAACCGCGAATTCTGTGATCATGCCATGCTCTCGCTCAAAAAAGCGATGAAATGGGACGAAGAGGTTTACGGTCTCGAATACGATCTCGATCGTTACATGATCGTGGCAGTCGATGATTTCAATATGGGCGCGATGGAGAACAAGGGACTCAATGTCTTTAATTCAAAATATGTGCTGGCGCGGTCAGAAATCGCCACAGATGTAGATTTCCTCGGCATCGAGGCGGTCATCGCCCATGAGTATTTCCACAACTACACCGGCAACCGTGTGACCTGTCGCGACTGGTTTCAACTTAGTCTCAAGGAGGGGCTTACGGTCTTTCGCGATCAGGAGTTCTCGGCCGACCTTAACTCGGCGGCGGTTAAACGAATCGACGACGTGCGCATCCTGCGCCAGAGTCAGTTCCCGGAGGATGCCGGTCCAATGGCTCACCCGGTGCGCCCGGCGTCCTATGTTGAGATCAATAACTTTTACACCGTGACGGTCTACAACAAGGGCGCCGAACTGATCCGTATGCAGCAGGCGTTGCTTGGTAAAGAACAGTTCAATCGCGGTGTGCGACACTATTTGAAGAAACATGATGGCCAGGCGGTGACGACTGATGATTTTGTCATCGCCCTCGAAGAAGCCGGTGGTAAGAATCTGGCCCAATTTCGCCGGTGGTATGCGCAGGCCGGAACTCCAAGGGTGACCCTCGAAGCGCGCTATGATGCTGAGAAACAGGAATTCAGGCTGCTCTGCAAGCAATATTGTCCGCCAACCCCTGATAAGAGTGCGAAATATCCGTTCCAGATTCCGCTGGCCGTGGGCCTGATTGCGGCGGATGGTTCGGATTTGCCGCTGACGCTGACCGGGGAGGCGGTCTCTGACCTGACGACACGCGTTCTGGATCTGAATCAGGCGGAACAGGAATTTGTCTTCACCTGCGTGCCTGAGAAGCCTGTTCTGTCCCCGCTGCGCGGATTTTCGGCGCCGGTGATTCTGGAATATCCGCAGCCGGATGCTGAGCTGGCTTTTCGCATGGGCCATGATTCGGACCCCTTCAACCGCTGGGAAGCCGCCCAACTTCTGGCCAAACGTGAACTCTTGTCGGTCCTCGAGATTGAGGAGCCGAATGTCTTAAGTGAGCTGTTTGTGAAGGGGTGGATTCAGGCCCTTGGCGATCGTAGCGCCGATCCAAGTCTGTTGACACAACTGCTGATCCTGCCGTCGGAAGTCTATCTGGGTGAACAGATGGGAATCATCGAACCTGGACTTATTCATCAGACCCGCCAGAAGGCTCGGCGTCAACTGTCCGCCGCCGCTCCGGAACTTTTGCTGGCCCGCTATCGCGAAGGGCGGCAGACCCGGGCCTATGCCCTTGATCCGCAGCAGGTCGGCGGTCGCAGCCTGAAAAATCTTTGTCTGTCACTGCTGATGCTGGATGAAAACCCGCAGGCGGTCGAGCTCTGCTTGCAGCAGTATGAATTCGCCGGCAATATGACCGATCGTCTGGCGGCCCTGACCTGTCTGGCTTCGAGCGCCTTACCCCAGCGCCAGACGATTCTCGATGATTTTTATCAGCGCTGGCAGAAACAGCCGCTGGTGGTTGATAAGTGGTTTACCCTCCAGGCAACCGCTGATCGCGAGAATGTTTGCAATGATGTAACGACGTTGCTGCAGCATCCAGCCTTCACGCTTGAAAATCCGAATCGGGCCCGCAGCCTGATCAGTTCGTTTGCGGCGGGCAATCCGGCCGGCTTTCACCAGGTCGACGGGGCCGGATACCGTTTCTTGACCGAGCAGATACTTCATCTCAATCAGCGGAATCCTCAGTTGGCCGCGCGTATGGCCCTGCCTCTGTCTCGCTGGAAACGTTTTGAATCGGTACGGAGCGGTTTGATGCGAGATCAACTCGTGCAACTTCAACAGCAGGAGTTGTCACGCGATCTTTTTGAAGTTGTCAACAAGAGCTTGAAGTAG
- a CDS encoding manganese efflux pump MntP family protein, with product MDLFTLLGIAMALAMDAFAVALGAGLILPRLTGRHLFRFGFHFGLFQALMPLLGWAAGRGLRSTIEAYDHWIAFALLAVIGVRMCQGALRQDAKNAAPKDPTRGWSLIMLSIATSIDALAVGLTLAMLGSPIFIPALIIGLVCAVLTLLGMFLGRKIGRNWGPRVEFAGGLLLFGIGLKILLEHTLLNG from the coding sequence ATGGATTTATTCACCCTGCTTGGGATTGCCATGGCGCTGGCCATGGACGCCTTTGCGGTTGCCCTTGGGGCAGGACTGATCTTGCCCCGACTGACCGGAAGACACCTGTTTCGATTCGGCTTTCATTTCGGGCTGTTTCAGGCCTTGATGCCCCTGCTCGGCTGGGCGGCCGGGCGCGGGTTGCGCTCTACCATTGAGGCCTATGATCACTGGATCGCGTTTGCCCTGTTGGCGGTGATAGGCGTGCGCATGTGTCAAGGCGCCCTCAGGCAGGATGCGAAGAATGCCGCACCCAAGGATCCAACACGAGGCTGGTCGCTGATCATGCTCTCGATTGCTACCAGCATTGACGCTTTGGCCGTCGGTCTGACTCTGGCGATGCTCGGCAGCCCAATTTTTATCCCAGCGTTAATCATTGGTCTCGTCTGTGCGGTCCTAACTTTGCTCGGGATGTTCCTCGGACGCAAGATTGGCCGAAACTGGGGGCCAAGGGTTGAATTCGCCGGTGGTCTTCTGTTGTTCGGCATTGGCCTGAAAATTCTGCTTGAACACACTCTGCTCAACGGATAA
- a CDS encoding agmatine deiminase family protein: MKSLKKVRLPAEWEAQDAVLLAWPHEKTDWVDQLASAQRTFIKIIKEISRFEVVLLIVHDEESVRRQLQAAKLNLDRIHLYQLPYNDTWARDFGPLGVQVDAKVQLLDFIFNGWGNKFCAEQDNQISQRLAAAGAFGDTPLQSIDLVLEGGSIESDGAGTLLTTSACLLEQNRNPQYSQTQIEAKLKRLFGVEQILWLEHGVLQGDDTDSHIDTLARFVPHNTIIFQGCGEPADEHYSELAAMREQLARFRNAAGEPYQLLTLPWPAPCYDGDNNRLPATYANFLIINDAVLVPTYMDPADAEALRVIAQAFPERQIVPVNCRALIEQHGSLHCVTMQFPKGVLK; this comes from the coding sequence ATGAAAAGCTTAAAAAAAGTCAGACTCCCTGCCGAGTGGGAAGCTCAGGACGCGGTACTTCTTGCCTGGCCCCATGAAAAAACCGACTGGGTCGATCAGCTTGCGAGTGCGCAACGAACCTTTATAAAAATTATCAAAGAGATCAGCCGCTTTGAGGTTGTTCTATTGATTGTTCATGACGAAGAGAGTGTCCGCCGTCAGCTGCAGGCAGCTAAACTCAACCTGGATCGGATCCATCTGTACCAACTCCCCTACAATGATACCTGGGCGCGTGATTTTGGTCCCTTGGGTGTTCAGGTCGATGCAAAGGTGCAGCTTCTCGATTTTATTTTCAACGGCTGGGGAAATAAATTTTGCGCCGAACAGGACAATCAAATCTCACAAAGACTTGCGGCGGCCGGCGCTTTTGGAGACACACCACTGCAATCGATCGACCTGGTACTTGAAGGGGGAAGCATAGAATCCGACGGTGCTGGAACCCTGCTCACCACCAGCGCCTGCCTGCTGGAGCAAAATCGCAATCCGCAATATTCCCAAACGCAAATCGAAGCAAAGCTTAAACGTCTCTTTGGCGTCGAACAGATCTTATGGTTAGAGCATGGGGTTTTACAAGGGGATGACACCGATAGCCACATCGACACCCTGGCGCGCTTCGTTCCGCACAACACCATTATCTTTCAAGGCTGCGGGGAGCCGGCGGATGAACATTATTCGGAGTTAGCGGCGATGCGCGAGCAGTTGGCCAGATTCAGAAACGCAGCGGGAGAACCGTACCAGCTTTTAACCCTCCCCTGGCCTGCGCCCTGCTATGATGGAGATAACAACCGTCTGCCGGCAACCTATGCTAACTTTCTGATCATCAATGATGCCGTCCTCGTTCCGACCTATATGGATCCGGCGGATGCCGAGGCGCTCAGAGTTATTGCGCAGGCATTCCCCGAACGGCAGATCGTTCCGGTTAACTGCCGTGCTCTCATCGAGCAGCATGGCTCCTTGCATTGCGTCACCATGCAATTTCCCAAGGGAGTTTTAAAATGA